A window of Komagataella phaffii GS115 chromosome 1, complete sequence contains these coding sequences:
- a CDS encoding Mitochondrial protein, putative inner membrane transporter: MSQDHLDPEKRESKYIGFVAGCFSGITKNFVGHPFDTVKVRLQTAEPGRFSGPLNCCVMTLKNEGLFGFFKGALAPMYGWLIMDSVMLGSLHLYKQLIKDRFYPEEKKLPMPGLLVAAVGSGWTVSFVAAPVETIKARLQIQYDAKSKVFDGPTDCLIKLLRYDGLKTLYRGLIPTMIFRTNFVFWWGSYDLITDALDRYTTLSKPAVNFWAGGLGASVFWTFAYPADVIKQTIMTDNVAKPRFRTYSQAVRYIYTERGGMKGFFRGYIPTMLRSFPANASALAAFEFAMRLMHVH; the protein is encoded by the coding sequence ATGAGTCAAGACCACTTGGACCCggaaaaaagagaatccAAGTATATTGGGTTTGTCGCCGGGTGTTTTAGTGGTATCACCAAGAACTTCGTCGGACACCCGTTTGACACGGTTAAGGTCAGACTACAGACGGCTGAACCTGGTAGGTTTTCAGGGCCCTTGAATTGTTGTGTTatgacattgaaaaatgaaggTCTCTTTGGCTTTTTTAAAGGTGCATTAGCTCCTATGTATGGCTGGTTGATCATGGACTCTGTCATGTTAGGGTCTCTACATCTCTATAAGCAGTTGATCAAGGATAGGTTTTATcctgaagagaaaaaattaCCCATGCCGGGATTGCTAGTGGCCGCAGTTGGATCTGGATGGACTGTATCCTTTGTAGCAGCACCAGTGGAGACTATCAAAGCGCGTCTACAAATACAATATGACGCtaaatcaaaagttttcgATGGCCCAACTGATTGTTTGATAAAATTATTGAGATATGATGGATTAAAAACTTTATACAGAGGATTGATTCCCACAATGATCTTCAGAACCAATTTCGTGTTCTGGTGGGGTTCATACGACCTGATAACTGATGCATTAGACCGTTACACAACTCTCTCTAAACCTGCGGTTAACTTCTGGGCTGGAGGCTTGGGGGCCTCAGTATTTTGGACGTTTGCCTATCCAGCTGATGTGATAAAGCAGACCATAATGACAGATAACGTGGCTAAACCTCGGTTCAGGACGTACTCCCAAGCGGTGCGTTACATTTATACTGAAAGAGGGGGAATGAAGGGGTTTTTTAGAGGATACATACCCACCATGTTACGTTCATTCCCCGCTAATGCATCTGCTCTGGCAGCTTTTGAGTTTGCTATGAGACTAATGCATGTCCACTAA